GCAATGTCAAGAGCCTGGTAGCAGAGGGATATTAATTTTTATCTTGACACATGCGGGAAACGTTTAATATAATCCACTCAAACGTGCAGATATTCTGAAAGGTTTCAGGTGAGGTACGGAACAGGTGAAACCAGTCGGACTATAAGCCAGTCATCCTAATTATGGGCGGCTGGCTTTTTTATTTTATTTTCGAATCAGTTACACAGGGAGGATAAGACCATGGCTACAAAAGAAGCAAGAATCATGTGGACCAAGACTGACGAGGCGCCTGCTCTGGCGACGTATTCACTGCTGCCTGTAGTGCAGTCATTTACAAAGGCGGCTGGCGTGGTAGTAGAGACA
This portion of the Nitrospirota bacterium genome encodes:
- a CDS encoding NADP-dependent isocitrate dehydrogenase, translated to MATKEARIMWTKTDEAPALATYSLLPVVQSFTKAAGVVVET